The following coding sequences are from one Diadema setosum chromosome 9, eeDiaSeto1, whole genome shotgun sequence window:
- the LOC140233298 gene encoding uncharacterized protein, with product MTDRCSSGVDEKYKDFISKGTVTIAEFRVSVVILRDTGATQSLMVGDVKELMYQLGIQQIKSSAYHPQSQGALERYHQTLKAMLKVYCQDNPRDWDKGIPFLLFAAREMPNESTGFSPFELVFGHEPRGPLKVVKEQLLSDEEDKDSNALDYISMFRERLVRANEVAREHLKSSQQTMKEIFDRKAKSRVFEVGDKVLVLLPLPGDALKAKFSGPYVVERKLGKETYVVSMPDRRKTKRVCHVNMLKKYHERVEDVGAVVSESVLHSAEKSAEEFESDAPDSQSVSFKSGMIPRVENSKALENPELLLSHLSDSERQDVVDIFQEFPEVCSDKLGCAKDTVHTVDVGENAPIKQHPYRIHPAKREQVDREIDFMLANGIIEPSNSNWSSPVVLVPKADGTSSNTWEEHVAHLRELFQRLSHAGLVVNLAKCEFGKACVTYLGHKVGRGSVAPRDAKVRAIVDFPVPSSKRELQRFLGMCGFYRRFVPNFSHLVVPLTDLLKKGTTFQWSASCPDAFQKLKAVS from the exons atgacagataGGTGTTCAAGTGGTGtggatgaaaagtacaaggacTTCATCTCCAAGGGTACAGTTACCATTGCTGAATTTAGAGTATCGGTTGTCATCCTTCGTGATACTGGAGCTACACAGTCCCTGATGGTAGGAGATGTGAAG GAGTTGATGTACCAGCTTGGTATTCAACAGATCAAGTCGTCTGCATATCACCCGCAATCACAGGGGGCCTTAGAAAGGTACCATCAGACGCTAAAGGCGATGTTGAAGGTCTACTGTCAGGATAATCCCAGGGACTGGGATAAAGGGatcccttttcttctcttcgcTGCTCGTGAAATGCCTAATGAATCCACTGGATTCTCCCCCTTTGAGTTGGTGTTTGGGCATGAGCCAAGAGGGCCCCTGAAAGTTGTGAAAGAGCAGCTGTTGTCTGATGAGGAAGACAAGGATTCCAATGCCTTAGACTACATTTCCATGTTCAGAGAGCGTCTTGTGAGAGCGAATGAAGTGGCGAGAGAACACTTGAAGTCTTCGCAACAGACAATGAAGGAAATCTTTGACCGAAAGGCAAAGAGTCGTGTGTTTGAGGTTGGAGACAAAGTCTTGGTTCTACTTCCATTGCCAGGAGATGCATTGAAGGCTAAATTCAGTGGTCCCTATGTAGTAGAGAGGAAGCTTGGGAAGGAGACTTATGTGGTGAGCATGCCTGATCGTAGAAAAACCAAGAGAGTTTGTCACGTGAATATGTTGAAGAAATACCATGAACGTGTAGAAGATGTAGGTGCagttgtgagtgagagtgtcCTACACAGTGCTGAGAAAAGTGCAGAAGAGTTTGAATCTGATGCTCCAGATTCTCAGAGTGTGAGTTTCAAGTCGGGAATGATTCCGCGAGTAGAGAACTCAAAGGCACTAGAAAATCCAGAGTTACTTCTCAGTCATCTGTCTGATTCGGAGAGGCAAGATGTTGTCGACATCTTCCAGGAATTTCCGGAGGTTTGCAGTGATAAATTGGGCTGTGCAAAAGACACTGTTCATACAGTAGATGTTGGTGAAAATGCACCCATTAAGCAGCATCCATATCGGATTCATCCTGCTAAGAGAGAACAGGTGGATAGGGAGAtagatttcatgcttgcaaatggAATCATAGAGCCTAGTAACTCAAACTGGAGTTCCCCAGTGGTGCTAGTCCCAAAGGCAGACGGAACGTCCAG CAATACGTGGGAGGAGCATGTTGCTCATCTTCGAGAGCTGTTCCAGAGGTTGTCACATGCAGGACTCGTGGTGAATCTGGCCAAATGCGAGTTCGGGAAAGCTTGTGTGACCTACCTAGGTCACAAGGTAGGCCGAGGTAGCGTCGCACCACGAGATGCTAAGGTCCGAGCCATCGTGGACTTCCCAGTGCCGTCATCGAAACGGGAGCTTCAGCGCTTCTTGGGAATGTGCGGATTCTACCGGAGATTCGTTCCCAACTTCAGTCACCTGGTGGTGCCCTTGACGGACCTGTTGAAAAAGGGCACAACGTTCCAGTGGTCGGCGAGCTGCCCGGATGCGTTCCAGAAGCTGAAGGCCGTCTCATGA
- the LOC140232880 gene encoding cilia- and flagella-associated protein 90-like, producing MEMEKTAESVVETERKPLKEYPGLMDDGHPLASKSAFSYVPTTRNDPAEMNAFNSKVEPKAHCTYDRLFNKPEGYNMKLHRCDREHAKSKGLHVNDEERVKVTPTLSSTVYGHKLEDFVDPPGRAHVRVGHVNSEFYRRNGINVSGGGY from the exons ATGGAGATGGAAAAGACCGCAGAATCAGTTGTTGAGACCGAGAGGAAACCTTTGAAAGAGTACCCAGGTTTGATGGACGACGGCCATCCACTGGCGTCTAAATCGGCGTTCAGCTACGTTCCTACAACCAGGAACGATCCTGCTGAAATGAACGCGTTTAACAGTAAAGTTGAG CCAAAGGCCCACTGCACGTATGACAGACTATTCAACAAGCCAGAGGGGTATAACATGAAGCTACATCGTTGCGACAGAGAGCATGCAAAGTCAAAAGGGCTCCATGTCAATGATGAG GAGAGAGTAAAAGTCACCCCCACGCTGTCATCCACAGTCTATGGCCACAAGCTTGAAGATTTTGTTGATCCTCCTGGTCGAGCACATGTGCGGGTAGGCCACGTCAACTCGGAATTCTATCGACGGAATGGAATCAACGTATCAGGCGGTGGATACTAA